The Magallana gigas chromosome 6, xbMagGiga1.1, whole genome shotgun sequence genome includes the window tcTGTTATAAGAAAACATACTGTTCTGAAATTTGTTCAAGGTTATTCATCAGTTTCCCTGCTAATCCCAGACGCCGGAACTCTGGAGCCACTGTCAGTGCAGTTACGTGACCATGCCATTTTTCTCCACCTCCTTCTGCTTTTCCCATGACTGAAATGTCAGCAAAAAAAGATTTCTTGCTTTATAGAGAACAGACTTCAATGtgttgtgaaaacaatgcatgaCTACAATTAATGTTAACGATACCATTGAGAATCAGTACACAGCTTTGGTTTACTTACTGTATCCCATGATCCTCCCTCCAGCGGACTCGCATGTCTGGAAGTATTCAGGCCACCGTGCCAAATACTGCATGTAAAATGGGAGGCCATACTACCATAGTTAAGAAGTTTTATGAGGTTCaatcatatatttaaacatgtttcatttaaaataaatttactaaATACTTCATTTTGGCTAATGATATTGACAAAGATTATTACCTTCTCGCATCTTTGATATACCTTTGAATCAACCACATGCTTTAACATCACAATTTATATTTaggaatatttgataaaatctgatgaaatacatgttcatgtattactAAACAGTTCTATCATTACAATGATTGTGTCCTAAGGAGCTGTCAGAGGTCACAGTAACATTACGTTTACCATACTCTGTCCCAACTTTCTGCCTCCACAACTTTTCGCTTAATATTTTGATAGTCATAATTATACTTTTGTAcccaaactacgttcatccactattaaaataaaaaagtccagattttctgttttaaaacacaccctctaccgcttcaggtctCAATACACAACCAAAAAATAGAAAGTTTATGGGGATTTTGCATAGCACCAAACATGAAAAGTACCCAGATGATAACTTTGAAAAACTGAGTGAGGTGTCCTGAGTTCATTCGAATGGacaaaagatgtaaacattttacattaaaaatttctGTAAGGAATTTGTTTTTGATCGTGTTAATTTCTCCATGCAAAAGTGTCAATAAAGAAATCTTGGATTTCTCCTCttatatcaatttcaattgtatttatttaacaaatatgtgtaattttgataaaatttgtcAAAAGGTGATGGAAACAGTAGATAGATTATAATGTATTACATACACCAAGTAAATTACATGCTGTTTACTaggtatcaggagaaaacgtacccaggagaaaacgtacccaggagaaaacgtacccactCTCTAGgatacgttttctccaggagaaaacgtacccgggtatgttttctccaagagaaaacgtaccctataaaaatcataattatactacttaatagtttttaatacttttaatacTATTTTGCAtcataaatatacagaaatgtaagaattttatagatgtatgaatttaatactttaaaattttaaaggggTTGGACATATTGAATACTTTTCAAATGctactttaatgcatatttcaatgcatagatgtatagaaatatattcattttaagaatattatctttataataattgtagctACTTTTATTTTAGTACGAATGACCTGTCTAGAGTGTTATCAGTCTACTTCTTCTAATCATCCATTTGTCGGTAGGCTTACCGATTTGAGTTTCTCTATGCGAGATCCcctgattttaattatagtgataatcaattaaatacctgagcagttattattatgtaatattatgtattGTCTCCCCGTGCAGGAGGTAGAAATATTCACTCTCCACCCATTATACATGTCAGAAGCCTTGGAAGCAAATTGACTGTTCGATGTTACATTTCGTAGTagtttccatatatatatatatgaatcaagcaaatatttaaaagacttgGACTTGGTTTTATTAAGCATCTTTGTTTatagataattttcaaaaaaatgtttaaaaacaacgGGATATCGACCTCTTGAGATACTCATCATTTAGTTCTCCAAATgagattgcaataaaaactaattatttaaCGGTTTCGTTTATGGTGGATTAATTGTCGACTAATTAAACTGCCCAGTCCATGTTCGTGTATGtgtatgttacaaattattgtcttaATAATTCAAGTACGTGactatgtatttaaaaacaacagcaacaaatgatacaaatgttcattgtatattttattttgtttcatttaagaatatctatgaaaaccattatttattattttcatagggtacgttttctcttggagaacGTACCCTATAAATTGGGTAcattttctcctgggtacgttttctccagcattcgTTTACTAAATTGATCAATGTACACTGTGGTGGACAACTGACCAAACCTTGtgatatcaatacatgtattacatttcaTATTGACGACACAACCtctattaataattattataaatttggCTGCGTGATTTCTAGTTATAAATTATCTAttgattcaatacattttttatgaCATTAACATTTTTCAGAAACCGCTTAAAGGATACCGTTTCTGTCAGAGGATCTAAATTCCTGGAAgtgaaagaaaatgaatatcatttttgtgaattaatGTGATCGAGTTGAAATTAGTATTTATTGAGAGATAATAATGCAATCAAAGGGTAAATTTTCGAAGCTTTCAGTCCATATTGCTGAAATATTCTCGAAATTGACACAAAATAAtaacaatcaatcaatcaaggGAATGCATGTGCTGTACATTTGCAGATTTGTGTTGTTTTCATTGACGATTTAACAATTCAACACAACAGCAATTGTGTTCTGCAGTGAAGGAGATATAGATACAGTCTGGTCACCAACTTCAGATACATACACATTGTTAAATCTGAACAAATCTTCGCAAACAAAAGGACGGATCGTGGTCATGTTTTCTTCAGAAATCTTCCCCACCACCTCTGATTAAGTTTGGTATGCCGTTCCCGATCTTAATACTTAAGTTAActcaaatattaatttgattactattctgtttatttttaggaGAAGAGATctcaataaataattaaaaaaatagatttggCTTCCATAAATGTAAAAAGTGTAAATATGGattcaaaatgcatttttatctataaaaacaTCGGGGTTGATGTTCAGTTACGATGTACACTTCCGCTTGTAAACAAAGATGCGGCAAACTTGAATAATGTAAGTAAGTAACATTGCATTTAGTCTTGAATCACGTTACTCTTCTTGATTAAACATTGTCATTTgtcaaaacaattaattttccGTGGCTCGTTGACTTGACGAAGTGCTAATGAGTTCATGACACAGGCGTTCGGATTTAAAATTCTTGGAGACAGAGCAAGTTTGAACATGTGTATGCAAGAAAAATTTGACATAGCTggattgtttattttaaaaggaaTGTTTCGTTTTCCGTTTTAGCAAtgcatttttgcaattttttaatgtaagtgGTCATTGGAATTCTTTTTATTGTTGTTGCTATTAGGAATTTAACCCAATGAAAAGTAATCTTGCAGGTGAAATATTAATGATGATTTGTGCATTCTATAAGAATAGGAGTATAGTGACATTTTTACCAGTTTTGTATTCGAAATTTTGCATGATGCCTTTCTATgcattgttattttattttgatttccttTTCTTACACCATAGATGAGATGATAGGGTCCTTCACATTTTAATACACAACTGTTGTGAAAATGTCATCTTCAGAGGACCCCATATTTGTGGGGCTGGACCAGAAATTTGACAAGGTCCTGGCAGATATGAAACCACATGTACTTAAACTACCTCACAAAACAGGTAAGTTATAAGATCAAAGCAAGTTTTCTGCATGCATGAAAGTTTAATGTCTTTGATATCCCCAATTCCTATCACTTTTTTCTGGCCAAGTAAATtgcattattatttcaaaaatagaaGAGTAAAAATAGTTTATGTATTAATAACTAAGAAATGTccaaagaaattcaaaattggGTATTGAATATTGTTCTGTGCAATTTGTAGATCGCCAGAAGTGTGCCATTTGGATTAAGAAGTTATGCGAGCCTGTGACTGGAATAACTGGAAGGTTGGAATTGTTTtgcatatttatcatttaaaaaaaaagaataaagattATCTTTAAGATAACATGTCAAGTGATGATATACTGTTTTTCAAATAATGTTCAAGAGGCtaaagaattgtttttaaatatttttttcaaaattaatgaaagAATGCATGTTTATAAATGTTCACAGGAAAAATAGGAATGCCTATGCCCAGCTTATGCTTCACATGTTAAAGAGAGGCGTGTTAGAAGGTCCATTCACAAGTAAACCTCAGGAGGGACCACTGCCAACCTTGCCACCATATATGGTATTAATCTACATGATGATATCATGCATCAAAATCTATGTGGTCATATTTAATAAATAGAAACAAAGACTATAGACCCAATTTtgaatgtacatatatttaatactaaaaaattattttagaagacTCTGCTGCTTATTTCACCCACATACATTGTATTgatgtatgtataaatattttatctttcagTCTATTTATTTTGATGAGCCTTCAGATAAAGGATCTGATGACGTAAGTCTTATGAATGAAATATCTTATCATATTTGTGTAAAATATCTTTGTTATTAAATTATGAGgggattaaagtttttttggtgtctttatgaaaaatatgtttGCTCATTTTTTGAAGGAGAAGGTGCCTGATTGGGTGGCAGGCGAGCTAACAAGTTCTGTTGGATCATCCCTCTTCCGTTCCAACATTGGAAACCCTGCTGCATCATCAACCTGGAAGTCGGGGTTGTCTCCCATTCGTTACGAGTCTTCACCTAGAAGGTACTCCTCTAAAATACCTGTTCCAAAAAGTCCGACATCACCCAGGTATGCTAAGCATGTTCAGTAGAGCATGACCAGTTAGCCGAGTGATGCTTTTCTCACTGTATTGGTTCAAGTGCACAGAGGATTGATTTAATTAATAGATACCAGATTAgacaaaatagatttttatgtAGTTTCTAGGTTAAATgtgtaaaactttaaaagaatttatgtGAAGGTCAGTAGTTACATTGCTCTTGCACAAAAAAATTATGCACAATTagttatgaaattt containing:
- the LOC105320105 gene encoding N-alpha-acetyltransferase 20, with product MTTIRPFVCEDLFRFNNVNLDPLTETYGLPFYMQYLARWPEYFQTCESAGGRIMGYIMGKAEGGGEKWHGHVTALTVAPEFRRLGLAGKLMNNLEQISEQKKCFFVDLFVRVSNKVAVNMYRKLGYEVYRTVLEYYSGDVDEDAYDMRKALSRDKDKKSMIPLKRPVRPDELD